From the Scatophagus argus isolate fScaArg1 chromosome 21, fScaArg1.pri, whole genome shotgun sequence genome, one window contains:
- the LOC124053090 gene encoding trichohyalin-like, whose amino-acid sequence MERRDSQPSWADIMEMEDISFDEENKKLKAELQEAKDEIRRKENKISSLQRNLSALEENYYTAIKKEREKAEHELKKKEEEIFYVRKRLHAQSKETERVRASLDEWKKSTKLNSVEEKWQRKVSQLEELLLQKDKLVRQADNKRRARAKAHIDTLAQLGVTESALKQSRQTCEALEQKIQSQLAGSNVSHQKKLLEQEKGFKKELEEKVRSFQRQLEEKEKTFQKEMEEKEKTFQKEMEEKEKTFQKELSQANQSFKKELSDSQLQSSKELFLLSETWEIRAQQWKQEKRDLEETLLVKENILKHKEAEGVKASLDEWKKSTELKSVEEKWQRKVSQLEELLLQKDKLVRQADNKRRAHAQAHTDTLAQLVVTQSALKQSRQTCEALEQKIQSQMAKNNVSHQKKLLGQEKGFKKKLEAKERHFQRELEEKEKTFQKEMEEKEKTFQKEMEEKEKTFQKELSQANQSFKKELSDSQLQSSKELFLLSETWERRAQQWKQEKRDLEETLLVKENILKHKEAEGVKASLDEWKKSTKLKSVEEKWQRKVSQLEEVLQEKDKLVSRADDKRARAKAHTDTLAQLDATQSALKQSRQTCEALEQKIQSQLAESNVSHQKKLLEQEKGFKKVLEEKERSFQKQFSQAKQSFEKELSDSQLQSTKELFLLSETWERRAQQWKQEKRDLEEMLLVKEKIWNNEEAERKKELQHL is encoded by the exons atggagagaagagacagcCAACCCAGCTGG GCGGACATCATGGAAATGGAGGACATTTCCTttgatgaggaaaataaaaaattaaaggcTGAGCTCCAAGAGGCCAAAGACGAGATCAGacgcaaagaaaacaaaatcagctcTCTTCAGCGCAACCTCTCTGCTCTAGAGGAAAATTACTACACAGCTATCAAGAAAGAGCGTGAGAAGGCAGAgcatgaactgaaaaagaaagaagaggagatcTTCTATGTAAGAAAGAGGCTCCACGCTCagagcaaagaaacagagagggtgagagcATCTCTTGATGAATGGAAAAAGTCCACCAAACTGAACAGTGTGGAAGAAAAGTGGCAGAGGAAAGTCAGCCAGCTTGAGGAACTCCTCCTACAGAAAGATAAGCTGGTCAGGCAGGCTGATAACAAAAGAAGAGCCCGTGCTAAGGCTCACATTGATACCTTGGCCCAGCTGGGTGTCACAGAGTCAGCTttgaaacagagcagacagacctGTGAGGCTTTGGAGCAGAAGATCCAAAGTCAGTTGGCTGGAAGTAATGTGAGCCACCAGAAGAAGCTCTTAGAGCAAGAGAAGGGCTTCAAGAAAGAGCTTGAAGAAAAAGTGAGGAGTTTCCAGAGAcaactggaagaaaaagaaaagaccttccagaaagagatggaagaaaaagaaaagaccttccagaaagagatggaagaaaaagaaaagaccttCCAGAAAGAGCTTTCCCAGGCAAACCAGAGCTTTAAGAAGGAGCTCTCAGACAGTCAGCTTCAGTCCTCAAAGGAGCTCTTCCTATTGTCTGAGACTTGGGAGATAAGAGCCCAGCAgtggaaacaagaaaagagagatctGGAGGAGACGCTGCTGGTGAAAGAGAACATACTGAAGCACAAAGAAGCAGAGGGGGTGAAAGCATCTCTGGATGAGTGGAAAAAGTCCACTGAACTGAAAAGCGTGGAAGAAAAGTGGCAGAGGAAAGTCAGCCAGCTTGAGGAACTCCTCCTACAGAAAGATAAGCTGGTCAGGCAGGCTGATAACAAAAGAAGAGCTCATGCTCAGGCTCACACTGACACTTTGGCCCAGCTGGTCGTCACACAGTCAGCtctgaaacagagcagacagacatgtgAGGCTTTGGAGCAGAAGATCCAAAGTCAGATGGCTAAAAATAATGTGAGCCACCAGAAGAAGCTCTTAGGGCAAGAGAAGGGCTTCAAGAAAAAACTGGAAGCAAAAGAGCGACATTTCCAGAGAGagctggaagaaaaagaaaagaccttccagaaagagatggaagaaaaagaaaagaccttccagaaagagatggaagaaaaagaaaagaccttCCAGAAAGAGCTTTCCCAGGCAAACCAGAGCTTTAAGAAGGAGCTCTCAGACAGTCAGCTTCAGTCCTCAAAGGAGCTCTTCCTATTGTCTGAGACTTGGGAGAGAAGAGCCCAGCAgtggaaacaagaaaagagagatctGGAGGAGACGCTGCTGGTGAAAGAGAACATACTGAAGCACAAAGAAGCAGAGGGGGTGAAAGCATCTCTTGATGAGTGGAAAAAGTCCACTAAACTGAAAAGCGTGGAAGAAAAGTGGCAGAGGAAAGTCAGCCAGCTTGAGGAAGTCCTCCAAGAGAAAGATAAGCTGGTCAGCAGAGCTGATGACAAAAGAGCCCGTGCTAAGGCTCACACTGACACTTTGGCCCAGCTGGACGCCACACAGTCAGCtctgaaacagagcagacagacatgtgAGGCTTTGGAGCAGAAGATCCAAAGTCAGTTGGCTGAAAGTAATGTGAGCCACCAGAAGAAGCTCTTAGAGCAAGAGAAGGGCTTCAAGAAAGtgctggaagaaaaagaaaggagctTCCAGAAACAGTTTTCCCAGGCAAAACAGAGCTTTGAGAAGGAGCTCTCAGACAGTCAGCTTCAGTCCACAAAGGAGCTCTTTCTATTGTCTGAGACTTGGGAGAGAAGGGCCCAGCAgtggaaacaagaaaagagagatctggaggagatgctgctggtgaaagagaaaatatggaacaatgaagaagcagagaggaaaaaggagctCCAGCACCTC